In the genome of Enterococcus sp. DIV2402, the window CAAAGGTTCCCTCAGAATGGTTGGAAATCATTCGAAGAGTGTAAAGGCAGAAGGGAGCTTGACTGCGAGAGCTACAACTCGAGCAGGGACGAAAGTCGGGCTTAGTGATCCGGTGGTTCCGCATGGAAGGGCCATCGCTCAACGGATAAAAGCTACCCTGGGGATAACAGGCTTATCTCCCCCAAGAGTCCACATCGACGGGGAGGTTTGGCACCTCGATGTCGGCTCGTCGCATCCTGGGGCTGTAGTCGGTCCCAAGGGTTGGGCTGTTCGCCCATTAAAGCGGCACGCGAGCTGGGTTCAGAACGTCGTGAGACAGTTCGGTCCCTATCCGTCGCGGGCGTTGGAAATTTGAGAGGAGCTGTCCTTAGTACGAGAGGACCGGGATGGACTTACCGCTGGTGTACCAGTTGTCTCGCCAGAGGCATCGCTGGGTAGCTATGTAGGGAAGGGATAAACGCTGAAAGCATCTAAGTGTGAAGCCCACCTCAAGATGAGATTTCCCATTTCTTTAAGAAAGTAAGATCCCTGAGAGATGATCAGGTAGATAGGTCAGAAGTGGAAGTGCAGTGATGTACGGAGCGGACTGATACTAATCGATCGAGGACTTAACCAAAAAGAAAAAATTGAATTCGAGGTTTTTATGACCTTTACTTTAAATCCAGTTTTGAATGAACAACGTTCATTCAATTAAATAGTGTGGTGGCGATAGCGAGAAGGATACACCTGTTTCCATGCCGAACACAGAAGTTAAGCTTCTTAGCGCCGATTGTAGTTGGGGGTTGCCCCCTGTGAGAGTAGGACGTCGCCACGCTGTTTTAAAAATATTCCGGCATAGCTCAGTTGGTAGTAGCGCATGACTGTTAATCATGATGTCGTAGGTTCGAGTCCTACTGCCGGAGTTTAAAGATAGCATATAGTGCTATCTTTTTTTTGTTTTAAGACAATGCTTCTTTTTTATTATGAGATTTACATTCAATAAAAAATAGTCGTATAATAATTAAAAAGGAGGATATGATGACGAAAGAGAATATTTTATTTGATTTAGACGGAACAATCGTGGACTCTAGCCAAGGGATTTTTGCCTCGATTAATTATGCTTTACGTAAATTAGACCGAGAAGTATTACCATTAGAGACTTTAAAAACCTTTGTAGGACCACCTTTGAAAGAATCTTTTTTGCGAATTGGTTTAGATGATCAAGAAGCGGATTTAGCTGTAACATACTATCGAGAATTGTATAAAAAAGAAGCTGTATATCAAGTGGAAGTTTACGATGGTATTGAAGAAGTATTAGCGGAATTAGCTAAAACTAAAAATGTATTTTTAGCGACTTCCAAGCCAGAATTCTTTGCTAAAATTATTTTGGAGCATCTCGATTTTACTACCTATTTTAAAGGGATTTATGGCGCCAATTTAGAAGGCACGCGAACTGCTAAAAAAGATGTCATTCGTTATGCTTTAGCTTCGGAAAATATTATCGATTTCACGACAGCAATTATGATTGGTGATCGGAAGCATGATATTTTGGGAGCGCTAGAGAATGAAATAGAAGGTATTGGTGTGTTATATGGTTTTGGTAACCAGGATGAGCTAATGGATGCAGGAGCTGCGTATATTGTAGCTACAGCACCAGAATTATTAACTATTATCGATTAACTAAAAAGCACTGTCTCAGAAACGTAGAGACAGTGCTTTTTATCAATAATCTAATTGTTTTAAACGTAACATTACTGTTTCATTATCTAAAGTTTGAATATTATACAATACGTGGATACGTTCATTTAATTGCGTTTCTTCTTTAGTAGCACCTTGATAGCTGTGGAAGACGCGATTAAGAATGTGTTCTGTAAGACTAGACATCCCACCACTTCCTAAATCAGTTCCTAAACGTTCCGTACTTGTTAGTTGTTGGTTGCTTAATTCACGTGCAAGTTGTGCTAATTCATCGGTTAGAATGATTTGATCTATTTGTTTTTTTAATGCTTGTAATAATTCTGTTTGATTGTATACATGAACAGTGGTCACCATGCGCATCACTCCTTTGAAAAAGTATATCACAACTCTAATTTGCAAGTTATCAGTCTAAAGTCTATACTTATAAAAGAATAAAATAAGAGGTGTTTGCTATGCGTTTTGTATTTGATGTTGATGGGACGCTTTGTTTTAATGGGCTTACAATTGATGCTACGATTGTTAAAGCATTAGAAAAAGTGAAAAAGAGTGGTCATGAGATTATATTTGCTTCTGCTCGACCAATTCGAGATTTATTACCAGTTATTCGAAATATCGAGTATGATGCGTTAATTGGGGGAAATGGCTCGATTATTTCAAAAGATGGGAAAATAAAGGTAACCTGTTCTATCAATAAAAGCAGTTACCAACGAATTCGGCAGCTTATTCAACAGTATCAATTAGATTATATCGTGGATGACAGTTGGAATTATTCTGCAAAGGTTTCTGACGAACAACCAATCTATCGTCAGCTAGACCCCAGTCAGTTAGCTCAAAATATAAATATGATAACCATCGATCAGCCGATTAAAATTATTTTGCTCGCCATTCCAGCACAATTTTATCCTATTATTTATCAAGAATTACAGCTGGATGAAACTGTATCTGTGATTACGCATACCCAAGAAGGAAACATAGATATTACTGCTAAAGGAATCAATAAATTTACCACTTTGCAAAATTATTTTTCAACTGTTGAATATATTGCATTTGGAAATGATAGTAATGATGTAGAACTATTAGTCCATGCTGAAAAAAGTTATTTTATCGGGTCTGAAGACTTTGCCAATCAATTAAGTTTGACTAGTAGTCAAGTCTTGTCAAAAGATAATAATCAAATTGCTAAATTGATTGAAAAACTGTGCTAGTAAATCTATTTTTACTAGCATTTTTCTTTAAAAAATATTGACAAGTTTTGTTATTTTGGGTATGCTAATACTTGTGTTAAATACTAAGCCGCCTTAGCTCAGTTGGTAGAGCACCACCATGGTAAGGTGGGGGTCGCCGGTTCAAGCCCGGCAGGTGGCTTTCATTTGGACTCATAAAACCTATTTTAATAGGCTTTATGAGTTTTTTTGTGCCAAATTTTATGTTTAAATTACAATTATATGAGCGTAGGTTTTCATCGTTATAGATAGGAGTATACAACACTAAAACATATGCCTAATTTATCTTTCTCGCTATTTTTTCTCTAAATAATTTTGTTATAACCGGCTGAAAGCATACCTTCTTTGATTGATTGGAAACTAGCGATTCTTTGTTTAGTAGTAGTTGGTTATTAGGACACCTATTTTTATGAGATTTTTTTCAAG includes:
- a CDS encoding HAD-IIB family hydrolase, whose amino-acid sequence is MRFVFDVDGTLCFNGLTIDATIVKALEKVKKSGHEIIFASARPIRDLLPVIRNIEYDALIGGNGSIISKDGKIKVTCSINKSSYQRIRQLIQQYQLDYIVDDSWNYSAKVSDEQPIYRQLDPSQLAQNINMITIDQPIKIILLAIPAQFYPIIYQELQLDETVSVITHTQEGNIDITAKGINKFTTLQNYFSTVEYIAFGNDSNDVELLVHAEKSYFIGSEDFANQLSLTSSQVLSKDNNQIAKLIEKLC
- a CDS encoding HAD hydrolase-like protein; this translates as MTKENILFDLDGTIVDSSQGIFASINYALRKLDREVLPLETLKTFVGPPLKESFLRIGLDDQEADLAVTYYRELYKKEAVYQVEVYDGIEEVLAELAKTKNVFLATSKPEFFAKIILEHLDFTTYFKGIYGANLEGTRTAKKDVIRYALASENIIDFTTAIMIGDRKHDILGALENEIEGIGVLYGFGNQDELMDAGAAYIVATAPELLTIID